The genome window catttcgtATTGGTCTGGCCCATCACACGGATAAGGATctatgagacggtctcacacaaatttttgtgtACGTTCTAATATTCAGTTTTCGAGGCGACACTACTTAAtcagtttttaatttttcttgataTAGAACTACTTggtttttatttaataattaataattgttaattaaaccatttttaatttacaatttaatcaattaatttacgAAAAGTCAAGAaatataatgaattaaatttCATTGTTGTCATCCTAATATGTGAACATTTAAAGGTAGATTTCAAAGAGAAAATCGCATGTTTCACATAAGCCTATGTTaaaataaacccaaaaaaaaaaaaaaaggaataattcATTAAAGCTGCATGCAACAACTTCAAGTCGTAAGATAACACCCATCCAccctttccaaaaaaaaaaaaaaaaaaaaaaaaaaagataacacCCACCCACCCTTCCAAAAATCAAAAGATGATAAGATGGCAATTAAATTAAAGGAGGCcggccatcaaaatttaatttattatttattcatgGCCAGACCAGGCCAGATTAAAGTAAAGatgcaataatataatgcatgcaGCATTAGCATTAGCAACCCCTGGTGCAGAAGCAGCGGCGGCGGAATCCAACGCAGTCTCCGCCGGAAAAGCCTTCAGTTCGGCAAACCATAGCGCAGTTGTGATCCCTTAAGCATGGACCCTTGTAGTGGTGGCTCTGCGATATGCACACCCTTCCTTCCACGCCTCCATTTTCTACATCTGCATGCAATGCAATGCGCCCATATATACCTTAAttaccaatatatataatactctgtaCTAGTCGATCGATATATAGTTTCAGAAAACATGCATGAATATGATTCTTTACAGAGAgagatagatagagagagagatcagaGAGAAAATACTTACGCGAAGCCAATACAATGATGAGAAGCAAAAAGAAGAGCCCAAatgtcttcctctccatttatTCAGATTGTTCAATTCTTTTTCTAGCTAGGTGTGTTTGAGTAGAAGCTGCCTACTTCTACCTCGCATTACACTCACAATAAATAGATCAGGGAGAGTGTGTAGGCTCAACATACACCTTATGAATTAAAATCTCTCTTTTGCCCTTCACCTCGATCGCTTTTTTCAATTTATACAAACTAGTAAAGGTTGCACTTGTGTGGCACTATCGGTGAGATGATTCGGATCGGGACGGATTAATatgaaaaatgtgatacttatattagtaaatataataataaatcaaatactccagtatcattttaaaaataatgtatactttttaatttttttcgtttttatctttattaatttataaatatggcATCATCTACGTtctattaatcaaaattttaatatcttagtttgttgttttatgtatttttaatatcacttttcaattaattcaataattgattttattaaaaacttcaattttaattagttaacatattaagagtcattttcattttttgtcctactgttattagggcattgtcaattttagtcaacttcattaatttttgccacattgcggccagtcttatttaatccttaccacttttagtccaccgttaaaattttcgtcaaatgaccatcctaaacaggggtatttttgatcttttcatgctttggtcatctccttgatcATTTGCAAtgattttccttacacattttcatccaatgaagaggtccagctaaagccatgtgagccatattacaaagccatggctttcgccgaacctcttcattggatgaaaatgtgtaaggaaaactactgcaaagggttaagaagaagatcaaagcataaaaagaccaaaatactcctgttttggacggttatttgacaaaaattttaaaggtggactaaaagtggcaaggactaaataagactggccgcaatgtgacaaaaattaatgaaatggactaaaattgacaatgccccaataacagtaggaccaaaaatgaaaatgactcacATATTaactacattttttaaatttttatttagggCATCTACATCAATGCATAATACTTGGTTCTTAGAATAGTAACGGTCCACATGGAAGAGTGataaagaagagagagaaggggAGAGCTTCTTCTGCAAATGCTTGGGTTATTTCAGAAAGTGGGGTCTACAACATTAATTATTCATTTGCGTGAACTGTGCGTGAAAGGCACAAGAAGAGTCTAGCGGACGCGTGCACTGCTCGCGCCCAGCGGGCACGTCAGGCACGTCTGacaaacatattttaatttattttttttaataaatcaaatttatttatttattttttcatctactc of Ipomoea triloba cultivar NCNSP0323 chromosome 3, ASM357664v1 contains these proteins:
- the LOC116014363 gene encoding defensin-like protein 1 produces the protein MERKTFGLFFLLLIIVLASHVENGGVEGRVCISQSHHYKGPCLRDHNCAMVCRTEGFSGGDCVGFRRRCFCTRGC